The genomic stretch tttccaccatatttaacacctctctaagccaatgtacatacaacatacatgaatgttttctttttgtgtttaTTTGCATAATCACAAAGATCAAACTGTAAAAAGCAAGAAAATTAGTTTTTCGTTAGACCATTCATTCATAACATACATTCATTTATGTTAAACTTACAATATACTGTATAATGAGAAGGTTCAAtaaatatttaacatttttatTGAAATAAACGAGAATCTTCACCCAACCATCTGATTGAGCAGTGACGTCAATTGGTTGCCATTTATCATAAACAATGTCGAGTCAGTTTTATGtgaatagcccattatcacaaatttgcctcggggggctttacagcaacacaacaacctgtctttagaccctcgcatcagataaggaagaactccctaaaaaaaaaaaaaaaaaaaaaacattaacaggggcaaaaaataggaagaaacctcagggagagcaagaggagggatctccctcccaagacggacagacgtgcaatggatgttgtgtttacacaatttacagaagacaacattgaaagaggataacagaattataatggaattataaaatatatgaagaatatgatgaggaggatgccaagcagtgtccagatgccaccggaacagatATTATCATTGCTAAGACACAATTGGGGTAAACTCAGAGTGCAGAAGAGGATTATCTCTTTAATTCACATCATAGTGACTTAAGGCCTGGCCAATGGCTAGTAAAATAACAACATATGAACGAATAACACTGAATAAATGCGTATGGATGGTAATAGAACTGAGATGAAAAAGACCATTCAAAAGATAATAAGTTCCATTTAATTACTTTGATAACTCTCCACTTGTACTTTTGATGAATTATATATAGCTATAGATATGTATAGATCTTAAAAAACTAGTCCTCTTATAATTTCAACACAGTGATAAATGCAAAAAAAGATATGTTCATCGGATACTGTATCAAAACGCATACATAGAATACATACACGTCATCCTTCCAAAGCCGCCTTATTCATATTTAAATTGTTATAAAAAAATTCATTATACTCAATAAACCCATCGATTATCAAATAACCCTGCATCCTGCTGGTCTTTTCTTTTCGACAGCTCTGACTTCAGCCATGGTCTTGGACAGTGAGTGCCAGAGATTTGACTTGTCCAAGTCACAAGAGGCTGGGGCAAATGTGGATGGCCTCACTTCTTCATGAAGTGGCTCAAGACGTCCATGGGGAGGGGGAAGATTATGGTGGAGTTCTTCTCCGCTGCGATGGTGTTGAGCGTCTGCAGGTAGCGAAGCTGCAGGGCGGACGGGGACTCAGCAATCACCAGGGAAGCCTCCTTCAGGGCACGGGATGCATTCATCTCACCCTCCGCTGCAATCACCTACAACAGATGTGGCGAAGCAGACACTCGCATCACACTACGCACACTGGCTCAGTTTTTCCCTCTGAATTTCCACATCTGGGCTGGCGTGTTTCATAATGGTCAAAAAAAGAACTGGACGAAGAGGAGATTTGCCTGTTGGATTAAAGGAAAACTCCCAATACTGTCTAACCTAAAACCTGTTTTCCCGTCATTAGGAATCAAACCGAATGATGGGTAGCAGAATCTTCAATACAAAACCAGCTTGTTCAATATTGAATCTTGATTCAGTATTGAACTAGTATCAGCCAAGTGCTGTGCACCAAGCTGCAATATAATTCTTCACAGCAATAAGTAACCtgtaagtaagctgctaacatctatttcggcatctctgatatattctctgcactattgcactttatcacattttatttcgcctgtatatagtcaacccttgtatacatatatatatatctgaagattgttgttttgtagtgttgttattctatgttaagtacacagcgagccatgaaaccagtcaaattccatgtagtgcaaagcTACATGGCCAAGAAACATGATTAATAGCGTTTGCTAAATAAAATTCCCTAAAAGAGCTCTCCTTTGGCACTAATAGGCTCAAAATATGATGAGAGGTGTCTAAAAAGCCTTGGCCACAATTATCAAGCACGGAATTACCTAGATATCAATCCATTTCTAACAAGGAGCAGAAACCTTGCTCTGTAATCCCGCGAGGAGTGAGCTGCTGCAGGACGACAACAGTGAGAGAACTAAAGAGAAGTTCAATTTCTTCTCAAATATTCTGGGCCTGTTAGTGCCGAAAAAAAGCTCTTTCATTGGATAATATTTGGTGAAGGTTTACACTGCAGCTTGGTGTGCAGCTGTGCAGCAGCTGACTGATGCTAGCTTACTCAATACTGAACCAATTTCAAAGATTTTGCTACCCTTCACTTGGTTTGGCTCCTAATGATGGGAGAATAAGGCATGGGTTACAAAATGCCAAAGTTTTCCTTTAACTAATTGGTCTGAAATTCAACTCGAACTGTAAAACTAATTAATGGTTTGTCAGGCAGATGTCTGCAGCATTGCACCGCCTCATAAAGAAAACCACGTGAAACACATCTGCCTCTGAACATGGCTGGAGTCAAAAATGGTAGTTGGGTATTTTTCAGTTTGAACCCCTTGTACCCCTTGTAGATGTTGTCTTTTCCAGTATCTGTGTTGAAATGCAGCATCTCTGCATGTGCTCCCCAGCTTGCATATGCGTGTATGTGTTTAGCGCAAGTACTATACATGTGCATGTGTTGCCTGTCTTCACCTTGGCTCTGGCCTCTCGTGAagcctctgcctcagcagccATGGCTCTCTGCAGCTGATGGGGGAGCTTCACGTCCTTAATCTCCACACGTTCCACCTTGATCCCCCATTCGTCCGTCGCCTCATCGAGGCTACTctggaagagaaaggagaaattTATGTTCCTGGTTTCCGGTATATTTGGGCATATGCAGTTAACCTTAATAGTAAACTGTTGTAGTCGGTGCAAAGCTGACTGCTGAAACGATCTGCTTTTTAAGAGAAAAGGTTATGTTCTCCCCGATTACATCCCCACCACCAGTGCTTtaagtgggggggaaaaaaataagagCCTGTACTCCGCTTACTCACATTTTAGCATGTGTATCGGGATGCTACCGTTACATCAAAAGGCTCTTCACCCCTTGGAGCGGAGTTAACGTTAGCTTGCGGCTCCCGGCCTGCATTTAGTTACGTAGGATTTGACTTTCGAAGCTCTGTTGTGTCATCATCTGCCTCTGttcatgttctctttgtgttgccCTTTTGGAGCCAGGCCAACATTGTTGTACTGTTAATGCAATGCTACTTAGACTAGTCACCCACAGAGAAAAGTAGGCAGGCGAGAACGGGAACAGGTGAGAGGGCATCAAGTAGTGCCCTTGGGGACATAGTGCCCCCATTGCCCCCTGGGTAATGCAGTTTATTCAAGGGCCATTATGAATCCCCCAGAGAACCTGATATGGAGAGGGCAGAAAAGAGTACAGGCAGCTTGCGAGAAGTGCCGGTGCGCAAGAAAAAGTCACGGTACACCAAATAGTAAAATGTAGGAGTGCCAGTATTCTGTCGATATGTGCTACCTTTCGAGATGTGCTACTTAGCGGTTCTGCGCATGGTTAGGagaggttagggttggggttagactGCTTATCGATTCGCGTTACAGCAGCATTTTCCGACAAGACAGCATAAATCATCAGGACACCGGTGTTGTAGAATTTTCCGACTCCCCTTGGGATGAACAGGTTACGGTTAGTGTTAGTGATGGTGGTAGTGTTAGCCTAACCTAATTTAGCCTCACGCCAAGGGGCGTCGGAAAATTCTGTAACACCGGCCCACTTCGAGCACTgcccacaacaataaaatcctcAGCTAAGTGACAatcagatatctatctatctatctatctatctatctatctatctatctatctatctatctatctatctatctatctatctatctatctatctatctatctatcactcaGAGGAGAACAGCATCAGTCAAATAACCATTTCCTGAAACATGTCAAGAAATCAGTGTCTAACCTTTATTTTTAGTCACCTTGCCTCTCACCATATTATTTCACTAGAAGTCATTTTAAAGTCTATATTTCTAATGCTCTCATCTGTTTCTTCTTGGATGAGCCTCCTTACTCCGAGTTCACACTACATGACTTTCAAAGTCCTCAGATCGCTGTGCTGTTCACACGACACAACTTGCTGTCTTGTAACCGGGAATCTTGAAGTTGTGGCTTTCACACGACTGAGCAGCGACAGGGGATCGATCACACATAACAAGATCTTCCACCGGGAGGAATCCCCGATGAGTCTGTCTGGAGAAGTGACACGGGAAATGACACAATACCTTGCGCaagacaagatttttttttcttccaaaaatggATGTCTGCCAGAAACGAGGCGCTCCAAGTTGTTTGTGCGCTGATTTGCAGCaataaaacaaagaagaaaaagaaaaggaaatggtAGAAATAATGGATTGGGATGCGCCGGCAGCAAGGATTGTCTGTTCTGCAGAGATGCTTTTTATGCATTTTTTTCCTGCTAgattatgtgtgtgtctcttcacatttttttccccacatttgtACAGCATTGCCTTTTAAGGACTTTGTGTTTTGAAAAGTGCAATACAAATAaagattattactattattgaggTTCTATTATTGATTTGGTACAGACTGTCTTGTGTAGTTTCAGGAtacagtacatccatccatccattttccaagccgcttatcctagtcggggtcgcggggtgctggagcctatcccagcaggcattgggtggaaggcggggaaacaccctggacaggccgccagtccatcacagggccgacacattcagacctagggacaatttagtaagtccgattcacctgatctacatgtctttggactgtgggaggaaaccggagcacccacacagacatggggagaacacgcaaactccacacagaggacgagccaggatgacccaccccccccctcaaaggttggactaccccaggacttgaacccaggaccttcttcctgtgaggcaaccacgctaaccactgcgccaccgtgctgcccaacatCTCATATAACATTACAGAAATCCTTATGGGTAGTTTGCCTAGACTGCTAAATATGGCCTTTCAAACTGAAAGAGGGGGCAGATACAGTGTAGTACAGTCTACTTTTCAAAGATCTGAATGGTGTTCCTGCTGGTAACAACATACGACCGCCATCACCTTTTGTCACCAGGTGATACAAGTTGCATATACTTTGAGATGTAATTGTTTCACTTGCATGTTCAGACAGATTACTTTTTTATAAACGTAGTTGCAAACATTTCTTGAAAAGATAACAGTAAATATCATTGAAATAAATACAAACTTGTGTGAGACAATAAAAAAAGCAGTGTAGCAATTTCAGTacagtgggaaaaaaaacaaaaaaacccccaaaaatccaccaaaaaaaaaaattaaatcaaataCTGATAATGCAAAAAAACACCAACAAACGATTAAGCAGAGCTTTTCACTGGCTTTCATTGTGGTCACTGGCTGTAGCTCGTCGCCGCCCTCACACGTTTCACACTGCAGGATTTGGACTCCCCGACAGGTCCACATATTTAGCCTGCTAGATATCTGGGATGCCTCGATTTGCCTCTGATCTGGGCTTTTGTCGGGGAGCTCCAAAAACTGTCAGGGAGTGGGAAATCGGGGCTACAATCGTGTATTGTGAACTAGACATAATACCTTTTGAGTTTCCCTGAGCCACCAACCAACTGCTTTGGCCTGCAGAGGGCACCTTTGTTATCAAAATTCACATCTGATTACTGATTACAGTCTCCAACTGAATTATTTCTGCATTTTCCTTTTGGGTCTGCAAGTATATTGACAATATATGGTAATATTTAACATGGTGATGTCATTTTAATTCATGACTGACTACTGGAGGACCAGAAAATATGTCTTAAACACCATTTGGTAATGATGTGGGGCACCCTTGCTGTATAAATAAGAAGCCAAATTGTTTTATAATTCCTTCGTATTCTTTCTGTGGGTATCTCAGAGGAATAGTAATGTCTTGACTGTAGATTACCATCTACCATCTTACCGGGAAGACTAACCTGCATGCTGTGGGAGATGCCCTCGCGGTCCGACAGAAGCTCAGACAAGTTCTTGGTTCCCAGGACGTTCCTTAGGGTGGTCTGGGCCAGAAGACGGGTGGAAAAGTCTGCATTGGACACATTGGCAACAGAGGAGATGGGGTCGCTGACCCGGAAGTACACCACTCCATCAACACTGACCGTAACGGAGTCTTTGGTCAGGATCTGTCACAGAAgtgtgtatatgagagagagagagagagagagagagagagagttgctgcATTGATTGACCAGTTATAATCTACAATATTCTGTATGAACTTTTCTGAGATGCAATGGCACTCTTTCAGGAATTAGCACAAaattaaattgcccccccccccattttctccccaattgtacccggccaaa from Lampris incognitus isolate fLamInc1 chromosome 8, fLamInc1.hap2, whole genome shotgun sequence encodes the following:
- the stoml3b gene encoding stomatin (EPB72)-like 3b yields the protein MESQKRRGLSTDDLISQRTGALGCCGWVLVILSGLFTVVLFPLTIWFCLKIVQEYERAVIFRLGRITDRKAKGPGIFFILPCTDSFVKVDLRTVSFDIPPQEILTKDSVTVSVDGVVYFRVSDPISSVANVSNADFSTRLLAQTTLRNVLGTKNLSELLSDREGISHSMQSSLDEATDEWGIKVERVEIKDVKLPHQLQRAMAAEAEASREARAKVIAAEGEMNASRALKEASLVIAESPSALQLRYLQTLNTIAAEKNSTIIFPLPMDVLSHFMKK